A DNA window from Bos javanicus breed banteng chromosome 10, ARS-OSU_banteng_1.0, whole genome shotgun sequence contains the following coding sequences:
- the EIF2B2 gene encoding translation initiation factor eIF-2B subunit beta, with amino-acid sequence MPGAAAKGSELSERIESFVEALKRGGGRRSSEDMARETLGLLRRIITDHRWSNAGELMELIRREGRRMTAAQPSETTVGNMVRRVLRIIREEYGRLHGRSDESDQQESLHKLLTSGGLSEDFRSHYAQLQSNIIEAINELLVELEGTTENIAAQALEHIHSNEVIMTIGFSRTVEAFLREAARKRKFHVIVAECAPFCQGHEMAVNLSKAGIETTVMTDAAIFAVMSRVNKVIIGTKTILANGALRAVAGTHTLALAAKHHSTPLIVCAPMFKLSPQFPNEEDSFHKFVAPEEVLPFTEGDILEKVSVHCPVFDYVPPELITLFISNIGGNAPSYIYRLMSELYHPDDHVL; translated from the exons ATGCCAGGGGCAGCCGCCAAGGGCTCGGAGCTGTCCGAGAGGATCGAGAGTTTCGTGGAGGCGCTGAAGCGGGGCGGCGGGAGGCGCAGCTCCGAGGACATGGCCCGGGAGACTCTGGGACTGCTTCGCCGCATCATCACGGACCACCGCTGGAGCAATGCAG GGGAGCTGATGGAACTGATCCGGAGAGAAGGCCGGAGGATGACGGCCGCGCAACCCTCAGAGACCACAGTGGGCAACATGGTGCGGAGAGTGCTCAGGATCATCCGGGAGGAGTATGGCAG ACTCCATGGACGCAGCGACGAGAGCGATCAGCAGGAGTCTCTGCACAAACTCTTGACATCCGGGGGCCTGAGCGAGGATTTCCGTTCCCATTATGCTCAACTCCAGTCCAACATCATTGAGGCAATTAACGAGCTGCTGGTGGAACTGG AAGGGACAACGGAGAACATCGCAGCCCAGGCCCTGGAGCATATCCACTCCAACGAGGTCATCATGACCATCGGCTTCTCCCGCACGGTGGAGGCGTTCCTCAGAGAGGCTGCCCGAAAGAGGAAGTTCCATGTCATTGTGGCAGAGTGTGCACCTTTCTGTCAG GGTCATGAGATGGCAGTCAATTTGTCCAAAGCAGGTATTGAGACAACTGTCATGACCGATGCTGCCATTTTTGCTGTTATGTCAAGAGTCAACAAG GTGATCATTGGCACAAAGACCATCCTGGCCAACGGTGCCCTGCGAGCTGTGGCAGGAACTCATACTCTAGCACTGGCAGCAAAACACCACTCCACCCCACTCATCGTCTGTGCTCCTATGTTCAAGCTTTCCCCACAg tttcCCAATGAAGAAGATTCATTTCACAAGTTTGTGGCTCCTGAAGAAGTCCTGCCTTTCACAGAAG GGGACATCTTGGAGAAGGTCAGTGTCCATTGCCCCGTGTTTGACTACGTCCCTCCAGAGCTCATTACTTTGTTTATCTCCAACATTGGTGGGAATGCACCTTCCTACATCTACCGCCTGATGAGTGAACTCTACCATCCTGACGATCACGTCCTATAA